The following coding sequences lie in one Bacteroidota bacterium genomic window:
- a CDS encoding DUF2132 domain-containing protein encodes MESQKQKDPLHGKTLEMILNHLVNYYGWENLAYHIDINCFKKDPSIKSSLKFLRTTPWARKKVEDLYISILED; translated from the coding sequence ATGGAATCTCAGAAGCAAAAAGACCCGTTGCATGGCAAAACCCTTGAAATGATTCTTAATCATTTGGTTAACTATTATGGTTGGGAAAACTTAGCCTACCATATCGACATCAACTGCTTTAAAAAAGACCCCAGCATCAAATCCAGCTTAAAATTCCTCCGAACCACTCCGTGGGCACGTAAAAAGGTGGAAGACCTCTATATATCTATATTAGAAGACTAA